From the unidentified bacterial endosymbiont genome, one window contains:
- the hcr gene encoding NADH oxidoreductase, translating to MTMPTSQCPWRMQVHHIHQETPDVWTLSLLCHDNYPYRAGQYALVSICNSADTLRAYTISSTPGVSEYITLTIRRIKNGAGSQWLTRDVKRGDYIWLSDARGEFTCDDKTEDKFLFLAAGCGVTPVMSMRRWLAKNRPQADVRVIFSVRSPEDVIFADEWRNSPVTLVAEHNATHGFVPGRLSRELLQSVPDMANRTVMTCGPAPYMDIVEKEVKALGVTRFFKEQFFTPVSKAATSGITFTKLQPAQTFFGRVGATLLEALESNKVPVVAACRAGVCGCCKTKVVSGEYSVTCSTTLTEAEIAEGYVLACSCHPQGDLVLA from the coding sequence ATGACCATGCCAACCTCACAATGTCCATGGCGGATGCAGGTTCACCACATTCATCAGGAGACGCCGGATGTGTGGACGCTGTCGCTGCTGTGCCATGACAACTACCCGTACCGTGCAGGTCAGTATGCGCTGGTCAGCATCTGCAATTCTGCGGACACCCTGCGCGCCTACACGATCTCCTCAACGCCGGGCGTGAGCGAATATATTACGCTGACTATCCGCCGCATCAAGAACGGTGCAGGCTCCCAGTGGCTGACCCGCGACGTGAAGCGCGGAGACTACATCTGGCTGTCCGACGCCCGGGGTGAGTTTACCTGTGACGACAAAACAGAGGATAAATTTCTGTTTCTGGCGGCCGGTTGCGGCGTGACCCCGGTGATGTCGATGCGTCGTTGGCTGGCAAAAAACCGCCCTCAGGCTGACGTGCGAGTGATTTTCAGCGTGCGTTCTCCGGAAGATGTGATTTTTGCCGATGAATGGCGCAACTCTCCGGTGACGCTGGTGGCGGAACACAACGCGACGCACGGTTTTGTCCCCGGACGTCTTAGCCGCGAGCTGCTGCAAAGCGTGCCGGATATGGCAAATCGTACTGTGATGACCTGCGGCCCGGCGCCGTACATGGATATCGTGGAAAAAGAAGTGAAAGCCCTGGGCGTGACCCGTTTCTTCAAAGAGCAGTTCTTCACGCCTGTGTCGAAAGCGGCAACCAGCGGGATTACGTTCACGAAGCTGCAACCGGCGCAGACCTTCTTTGGCCGCGTGGGCGCCACGCTGCTGGAAGCGCTGGAAAGCAATAAAGTGCCTGTTGTTGCAGCCTGCCGAGCTGGCGTATGCGGCTGCTGCAAGACGAAAGTGGTTTCCGGTGAGTATTCGGTCACCTGTTCCACGACGTTGACTGAGGCGGAAATCGCCGAAGGTTACGTACTGGCATGTTCGTGTCATCCGCAGGGCGATTTGGTGCTTGCATAA